The following are encoded together in the Dyella terrae genome:
- a CDS encoding energy transducer TonB, which translates to MSQPAVRTSADMFGATMLFSLLLHGVVILGITFTYVKAKPSLPTLDVTLVDVANRESPDKADFLAQANNSGGGESDKAARPSQPVSGVLPRPSNGVAPQPVQASAPRPQEATDDKLLTTTGNSHYSVSTDSAKLERTPQDLPDSSEEVKRQQEMAQLAAEVRDRSEQYAKRPKKKFISSNTKEYVYAAYMRGWVDRVERVGNLNYPNEARRRGLHGDVLMTVTLNRDGSVKSIEVVQSSGQPLLDAAAQRIVRLAAPFPALPSDKERFDELNITRTWQFMPNDTLHSR; encoded by the coding sequence GTGAGCCAACCTGCTGTCCGCACCAGCGCCGACATGTTCGGCGCCACGATGCTTTTCTCGCTATTGCTGCACGGCGTGGTGATCCTTGGCATCACCTTCACCTACGTGAAGGCCAAGCCGAGCCTGCCCACGCTCGACGTGACGTTGGTCGACGTGGCCAATCGCGAGTCGCCAGACAAGGCGGACTTCCTCGCCCAGGCCAACAACAGTGGCGGCGGTGAAAGCGATAAGGCCGCCCGCCCGTCCCAGCCGGTGTCCGGCGTGCTGCCCCGTCCGTCCAACGGTGTGGCGCCGCAGCCCGTTCAAGCCAGCGCACCGCGCCCGCAAGAAGCCACCGACGACAAGCTACTCACCACGACCGGCAACAGCCATTACAGCGTCAGCACCGACAGCGCGAAGCTAGAGCGGACACCGCAGGATCTTCCCGACTCTTCCGAGGAGGTGAAGCGGCAGCAGGAGATGGCCCAGCTGGCCGCCGAAGTGCGCGACCGGAGCGAGCAATACGCCAAGCGCCCTAAGAAGAAGTTCATCTCATCCAACACCAAGGAGTACGTCTACGCGGCGTACATGCGCGGCTGGGTGGACCGGGTGGAGCGCGTCGGCAACCTCAACTATCCCAACGAAGCACGCCGCCGCGGCCTTCACGGCGACGTGCTGATGACGGTGACGCTCAACCGCGACGGTTCCGTGAAGAGCATCGAGGTGGTGCAAAGCTCAGGCCAACCGCTGCTGGACGCCGCCGCGCAACGCATCGTGCGCCTTGCCGCACCGTTCCCGGCGCTGCCGTCGGATAAGGAGCGGTTCGATGAGTTGAACATCACGCGGACCTGGCAGTTCATGCCCAACGACACACTGCACAGCCGTTGA